AGGTAGACGTCCCCGCAGAAGAGGTCGTGCCGCAGCGCGTGCACGTCCGCCCGCCGGTAGTCGGTCTGCGGGGGGTCGGGGAAGCGCCGGGAGAGGGAGTAGCCGATGTCGAGCACGCCCTGATGGTGTCACGCCCCCGCGGTGGTGTCAGACGCGGTGGACCGCCCGCGCCAGCCGGGGGCCCAGCCAGCGCTTGAGCCGGCGCAGGGCCTCCAGGCGGCCGGCGGCGCGGTCGATCCGGTAGTAGAGCTGCGGGGGGACGTACGGGAGGAGGGGGGAGTGGCGCTGGCCGAGGAGGGCGAACATCTTGTCCGGCTCCAGGTCCATGTAGCGGGGCAGGTTCTCGTACCACTGGGCGCTGAGGCGGGCCGCGCTCTGGGCGGAGACCAGTTCGGCGCGCCGCCGCCTGCCGTAGGCGGTGAGGGCGGTGTCGAGGTCGTCCGGGTGGGTGCGGAGGGCCTCGGCCAGGGCCAGGGCGTCCTCCAGGGCGAGGGTGGTGCCGGCGCCGATCGAGTAGTGGGTGGTGTGGGCGGCGTCGCCGAGGAGGACGGTCCGGCCGTGGTGCCAGGCGCGGGTGGTGAGGGTGCGGAAGCGGAGCCACTGGGCGGGTTCGGCGCCCCGGTCGCGGCCGATCAGCTCGTGTCCGTCGAGGAGGTCGTGGAAGAGCTTCTCCAGCAGCGCCAGGCAGTCGCCCTCGGGCATGGTGTCCAGGCCGAGGCCGGTCCAGGTGCCGGGGGCGCACTCGACGACGCAGGTGGAGCGCTCGCCGCTGAAGCCGTAGGCGTAGCACCAGATCCAGCCGTGCTCGGTCTCCTTGAAGGCGAAGCTGAAGGAGTCGAACACCTTGCTGGTGCCGAGCCAGATGTACGGGTTGCGGCCGGTGGTGAAGGCGGTGCCGTAGTGGTCGGCGTGGGCCTCGCGCAGGACGCTGTGGACGCCGTCGGCGGCGACGACCAGGTCCGCGCCGGCCAGCTCCGGCGCGTCCGGGCCGGCGATCTGGTGCTCGTACGCGACCTCGACGCCGAGCGCCGTGGCCCGGTCGGCGAGCAGTCCGAGCATCCGGCGGCGGCCGATGCCGAAGCCCGCGTCGCCGCGGTGCACGGTCCGCTCGTCGCGGACGATCGCGAGGCCGTCGGTCCAGGTCACCGAGGCCTCGGCGACGGCGGCGGCGGACTCCGGGTCGCCGGCCCGCAGCTTGTCGAGGAGCCCGGCCCAGTAGGTGACGCCCCAGCCGTAGGTGGAGCCGGCCGCGTTCCGCTCGTACACGGCGATCTCGTGGCCCGGGTCCTGGCGCTTCAGCAGGATCGAGAGGTACAGGCCGGCGGGCCCGCCACCGACGACGGCGATCTTCACGTGCGCTCCCACGGGGACATGACGCTGTGCACTGGAACGACAGCGCACGGTAGCAGTCCCGGGGGGCTCAGGGGAGCAGGCGCTGTTCCTTCGCGACCGCGACGGCGCCGGCCCGCGTGTCGACGCCGAGCTTGGCGTAGATCCGCCCGAGGTGGGTCTTGACGGTGGCCTCGCTGATGAAGAGCGCGCGGGCGATCTCCTTGTTGCCGAGGCCGTGCGCCAGCTGGCCGAGGATGTCCCGCTCGCGGTCGGTGAGGGACGGGCCCGCCGCGCCCCGCATCCGGTCCATGACCCGGCTCGCGACCGGCGGCGACAGGGCGGTGCGCCCCTGGGCGGCGGCGTGGATCGCGGCGAACAGCTCCTCGGGCCGCTCGGCCTTCAGGAGGTAGCCGGTGGCGCCCGCCTCGATGGCGCGGGTGATGTCGGCGTCGGTGTCGTACGTGGTGAGGACGAGGACGTGGACGCCGGTCGGCGCGATCCGGCGGGTCGCCTCCACCCCGTCGATGCCGGGCCCGAGCTGGAGGTCCATCAGGACCACGTCCGGCTTCAGCTTCGCGGCCATCGCGACCGCCTCCTCGCCGCTGCCGGCCTCCCCGACGACCTCGATGTCCGGGGTGGAGCCCAGCAGGGCGAGCAGGCCGGCGCGGACCACGACGTGGTCGTCGCAGAGGAGGATGCGTACGGTCACGGGCGGGCCTCCACGGGGGGTGCGAGCGGGATGGCGGCGGAGAGCACCGTGCCTTCGCCGGGGGTCGACTCCACCGTAAGCGTGCCGCCCAGCTGCTGGGCGCGGACCCGCATGGCGGGCAGGCCGTGGCCGCGGACGTCGCCGCCGTCGCGGGCGGCCGACGGGTCGAAGCCGCTGCCGTCGTCGGCGACGTCCAGGACGACCTGGTCGTCGAGGTAGGTGAGGGTGAGCGCGGCCGAGGTGGCGGCGGCGTGCTCCCGGATGTTGGCGAGCGCGCCCTGCGCGATCCGCAGCAGCGCCGACTGGGCCCGGTCCGGCAGCGGCACCGGCGTGCCGTCGACCCGGAACTCGGCCGACTCGCGCGCGGCGAGCCCGCGCAGCGCCTGTTCGAGGCCGCCGCCCTCGGCGAGGTCGGCGGGGGCCAGGTCGTGGACGAAGCGGCGGGCCTCGGCGAGGTTCCGCTCGGCGATCGACTCCGCCGTGCGGACGTGCCGGCGGGCGGTCGCCGGGTCGGTGTCCCAGGTGCGGTCGGCGGCCTGGAGCAGCATCTGCTGGCTCGACAGGCCCTGCGCGAGGGTGTCGTGGATCTCCATGGAGAGCCGCTGCCGCTCGGCGAGGGTGCCCTCGCGCCGCTCGATCGCGGCGAGTTCGCGCCGGGTGCGGATCAGGTCGTCGATGAGGGCCCGCTGCCGGGCCGCCTGCCGGTCGGCGTGGACGAAGACGCCGGTGGCGATGGCGGCGACGGCCGGCGGGGCGACGATCAGGTTGGGGTCCCAGCCGCCGTGCGAGAGCTGGACCTGCGCGAAGACGACGAAGGCGGTGAGGAGGGCGACCAGCCCGAACGCCGCCCTGTGGGGCAGGGTCCGCAGGCCGGTGTAGAAGAGCGGGACCGCGCACCAGGCGAAGCTGGGCGCGAGGACGACGAGCACCACCCACACGGCGACGACCGTGCACAGCCAGGCGATCCGGCGCGGGGTGGCCCGGGTGCCGAGGACCGGTCCGAGCAGGTACAGGGCGGCGAGCGCGCCGCACAGGGCGATGATCCAGGGGCTGCGGGCCTCCCACGGGTGCCGCAGCAGGAACCGCGCCAGGGAGGCGCCGAGCAGCAGGAAGAACGCCACGTGCATGACCCGCGCCAGCCAGCCGGCGTCGGGGTCGTGCGCGGCGCGCGGGTCGGGGTCGAGGGCGCCGCGGGGGCCGGGGCCGTACGCGTCCCGCGGGTCGTGCCCGCCGCGCGGGCCGGGGTCGACGGCGCCGCCGCGCCGGTTCGGGGCGTGCGCGGCGCGCGGGTCGCGGTCGTGCGCGGCGCCGGGGGTGCGCCGGTCGGGCGGGGTGGGTGCGGCGTGCCGCGGGTGCCGGCCGGTCCGGTCCATCCGTCTCGCCTCCTTACGCACGGCGCTGACCTGGGTGTACGTATCCATGCTGACCCGCGCGGACCACCCCGGCATCAGCCGATCGGCTGACCCCGGCATCGTCCGGTGCGCGCCGGGAGGGCAGCCGGACCGTGGACCGTACGGGGCCGGTCCCGGACCCAGGATGGATCTCGGAGCGGGGGAGACGCCCTCCTCCGCCGGACCGATCAGGTCCGCCACGACCTCCTCGGGAGCCACCATGAAGAAGAAGATCGTCCTCGGTGCGACCGCCGCCGCCGTCCTGACCGCCGGCACCTTCGGCGCCGTCGCGGCGAACGCCTCCGCTCCGGCCGCCGCTCCCGCCGCCGTCGCCAAGGCCGACGCGGGCGGCGACCACCTGCGCCAGACCACGCACCTCACCGTCGACGCCGCCACGGACGCCGCCGAGGCCGTCCTGGAGGCCGCCGAGAAGGAGAACCAGCGCGTCTCCGTGGCCGTGGTCGACCGCAACGGCAACACCCTCGTCACCCTGCGCGGCGACGGCGCCGGCCCGCAGTCGTACGAGTCGGCGATCCGCAAGGCGTTCACCGCCGTCTCCTGGAACGCCCCCACCTCCGAGCTCGCCAAGCGCCTGGAGCAGGCCCCGAACCTGAAGGACATCCCGGGCACCCTGTTCCTCGGCGGCGGTGCCCCGGTCGCCGCCGACGGCGGCCCGATCGCCGGCATCGGCGTGGCGGGTGCCCCCTCCGGCGACCTGGACGAGAAGTTCGCCCGGGCCGGTGTCGCCGAGCTGGCGAAGTGACACCCGCCGCTCGCCCCCTCTACGGGTGAGGGCGCCCGACTCCCCCCGACGGGCGCCCTCACCGTCACCTTCTGTCCGGCTTGTCTAGGATCCGTACGTGACGCACGTGACCCAGACCAGCAGGACCGGACGGTCCCCCAGGGCCGCCGCCGTCACGGCGGCGGCCCTCGCCGCGCTCGGCCTCCTCGCCGCCGGCTGCACCCCGGCGGCCGGCGGGGTGCGGGGCACGCCCGGCGCGTCCGGCGTCCAGGACCCGTACTTCCCCCGGCTCGGCAACGGCGGCTACGACGTCTCCCACTACGCCCTCGACCTGGCCTTCGACCCGGACGGCGGCCGGCTCGACGGCACCGCGCGGATCACCGCCCGCGCCACCCAGGACCTCTCCGCCCTCAACCTCGACCTCGCCGGCCTCACCGTGTCGGGCGCGACCGTCGACGGCGAGCCCGCCGCCGTCAACCGGGCCGGCGACGAGCTGACCCTGCGCCCCCGCGACGAACTGCCGCGGGGCGCCGAGTTCACCGTCACCGTCGACTACGCCGGGGTGCCCGAGCCGCTCACCGACCCCGACGGCTCGACCGAGGGCTGGCTGAACACCTCGGACGGCGCGGTCGCGGTCGGCGAACCGGCCGGCTCCATGACCTGGTTCCCCGGCAACCACCACCCCTCCGACAAGGCGTCCTACGAGATCGCGCTGACCGCCCCGAGCCGCCTCGCGGCGCTCTCCAACGGCGTCCGCGTCTCCGCCGGGCCCGCCTCCGGCGGCCGCACCCGCACGGTCTGGCGCCAGCCGGAGCCGATGGCGTCCTACCTCGCCACCGTGATGATCGGCCGGTACGAGACCAGCACCGGCACCGCCCTCGGCGACGTCCCCGTCGTCACCGCCGTCGAGCCCTCGCTGGCCTCCGCCACCGCCGCGCTCCGCGCCGAACTCCCCGCGCTCCTCGCCCGCCAGCAGGACCGCTTCGGCCCGTACCCCTTCGGCGCCGCCGGAGCCGTGATCATCACCGACGGGCTGCTCGGCTACGCCCTGGAGACGCAGACCCGGCCCGTCTTCCCGGCCTCCTCCTTCGACCGCACCACGCTGGTGCACGAGCTGGCCCACCAGTGGTTCGGGAACTCCGTCACCCCCGAGAGCTGGCAGGACATCTGGCTCAACGAGGGCTTCGCCACCTACGCCGAGTGGCTGTACGCGGAGGAGCACGGCTCCGTCCCGGCCCGGGACAGCTTCCTGGCGGCCTTCGCCGAGGAGGCCAACTGGGCCTTCCCGCCGGCCGATCCGCCCAGCGCCGAGAACCTCTTCGACCCGCCCGTCTACCAGCGCGGGGCGATGGTCCTGCACAAGCTGCGCGAGACCGTCGGCGACGAGGTCTTCGACGAGCTGCTGCGCGGCTGGGCCGCGAAGTACCGGCACGCCAACGCCTCCACCGGGGACTTCACCGGCTACGCCGAAGCGGTGGCCGGGCGGGACCTGGACGCGGTGTGGGACGTCTGGCTGTACGGCAAGGACCGGCCGGCCGAGCCCTAGGGTTCCTGGAGGGCCTTGCGCAGGACCACGCACGGGCGGCCGTGCGCCAGGTCGGGGCGGCGGGCGGTCTCCTCGTACCCGAGGGAGGTCCAGAACGCGAGGGCCTTCGGATTGTTCTCCAGGACGGCCAGCCGGAGACCGGTCCGGCCGGCGGTGCGGAAGCCGTCCTCGACGTGGGCGGCGAGCCGGCGGCCGAAGCCGGCGCGGTGCGCGTCCGCGTGGACCATCAGCAGGCCGATCCAGGGGTCGGGGTCGGCCGGGTCGGGGTGCCGGCCGAGGGTCACGGCGACGGCGACGAGCCGGCCCTCGGAGCGGGCCAGCAGCACCTCGGCGGAGGGCTGGGCCAGGTCGTCGGCGAGGGCGGCGGCGACCTGCTCGGGGCGGATCGCGTCCGGGTCCGGGAAGTCGCCGCTGAGCTGCTGGAACTCCCGGTTCGAGGCGTACAGCGCGGTGAGTTCGGTGAGCAGCGGGCCGGGGAGCGCGGCGCCGTCCTCCAGGGCCTTGGGCGCGAGGGTCTCGACGATCACCCGGTCAGGGTAGAGCCCCGGCGGTCGGAGGACCGGCCGGGGCTCGACGGCTCCGCGGGCCGCGTGTCAGATGTTCACGCCGAAGTCGCGGGCGATGCCCTCCAGGCCGGAGGCGTAGCCCTGGCCGACCGCGCGGAACTTCCACTCGGCGCCGTTCCGGTACAGCTCGCCGAAGACCATGGCGGTCTCGACGGCGGCGTCCTCGGAGAGGTCGTAGCGGGCGATCTCGGCGCCGCCGGCCTGGTTGACGACGCGGATGTAGGCGTTGCGGACCTGGCCGAAGTTCTGCGCGCGGGAGACCGCGTCGTAGATGGAGACCGGGAAGACGATCTTCTCGACGTTGGCCGGGAGGCCCGCGAGGTTGACGTTGATCTGCTCGTCGTCGCCGCCGCCCTCGCCGGTGCGGTTGTCACCCGTGTGGACGATGGTCTGGTCCGGGGTCGACTTGTTGTTGAAGAAGACGAAGTGGGCGTCCGAGGCGACCTTGCCCGCGGCGTCGACGCCGATCGCGGAGGCGTCCAGGTCGAAGTCGGTGCCGGTCGTCGTGCGGACGTCCCAGCCGAGGCCCACGGTGACGGCGGTCAGACCCGGCGCCTCCTTGGTGAGGGAGACGTTGCCGCCCTTGGCGAGGCTCACTGCCATGGAAGTCCCTTTCATCGTGACGCTCACGTGGTCGTTCGCCCGGAGAAACGCGGCAGACCGCCCGACGGTTCCCGGATGCGTGAAAACAGGATGACGGTCGGGACCCGCCGCGGGGAACATGGAGGGCATGTCAGGTCCGTATCAGATCCGCGGCTCCGTCTCGCTTCCCGAGGCCGAGCTCCAGTGGCGTTTCACGCGCTCCTCGGGTCCCGGCGGCCAGCACGTGAACACCTCCGACTCCCGCGTCGAGCTGCGGTTCGACCTCGCCGCGACCGAGGCGCTGCCCGAGGTGTGGAAGTCCCGCGCCCTGGAACGGCTCGCCTCCCGGCTGGTGGATGGCGTGCTGACCGTACGGGCCTCGGAGCACCGCTCCCAGTGGCGCAACCGCGAGACGGCCGCCGTGCGCCTCGCCGCGCTCCTCGCCGAGGCGACGGCCCCGCCGCCGAAGCCGCGACGGGCCACCCGCATCCCCCGCGGCATCAACGAGCGCCGGCTGCGCGAGAAGAAGCAGCGCGCCGAGACCAAGCGCGGCCGGCAGGGCCGCGACTGGGGCTGAGCCCGGGCCCGAGTCCTGGCCCCGGGGCCGAGCCGTCCCGGGCCGAGCCGGAGGCCGAGTCCGGGCCGAGCACGCGGCAGGTGGTCCCGGACAGCCGGCGGTCAGCCCAGGCGGCGGTAGCGGCCGCGGAAGTACGTGAGCGGTTCGCCGTCCGGGGACGGCAGGCCGACCGAGAGGACCCGGCCGATCACCAGGGTGTGGTCGCCCGCCACCACCCGGCTCTCCGTGCGGCACTCCAGGGTGGTGAGCGCCCCGCCGAGCAGCGGCGCCCCGCTCACCTCGCCCCGCGTGTACGGCAGGTCGGCGAAGAGCAGCCGGTCGGAGACGCGGCCCTTCATCGCGAACCGCCCGGCGACGTGCCGCTGGCTCTCCGCCAGCACCGACACCGCCCAGACCGGGACCTCCTCCAGGAGGTCGTCCATCCGGGAGCCGTTGCGCAGGCTGACCAGGACCAGCGGCGGGTCCAGGGACACCGAGAGGAACGCCGTCGCCGTCATGCCGACGTCCTCGCCGCGCGGGCCGTCGTCGGGATCGTGCGCGGTCACCAGGACCACACCGGCCGCGAGGCGGGACATGGCCGCCCGGAACTCGTCGTCGCTCACCCCCTCAGCATGAGGGATGGCGAGGTCCGTGACGGGCGGCGAGGGCGCGGTCTTCTGCAGCACACCGGCACGCTAGCCAGGGTCCCGAGCGGGCCGCATCGGGCCGGGGGACCAGGCCGCACCGGGGCGCGGGACCTAGGACCGTGCGGCCGGAGCCCTACCCCTGCGGGTACCGGGGGCACGCCCGCCGCGCCGGTCACCGCCGACCCGCCGGATTCCGCCACAGCATGCTGTGACTTGAGTCACAGAGCGCACTATTTGCTGACCCTGTGTACCGGGTGCGCAGCTCGCTGTGATTCAGTGGCGGGGACAGTACAGCACGAAGCCGATGAGAACCCTGGAGTTGCTGTCGAGGTCTCGGGGAGAGCGAGCGATGGAGACCGAGTCGGAGCCTTACGTCCGTCTCTCGACCCTGCGACAGCTGCATCAGGTCGTGGCGGACCTCAACACCGCCCGCAGCCTGGCGGACACCGTGCAGACCGTCGCCGACGGCGTCGTCGCCGGCCTCAACTACCAGCTGGCCTGCGTCAACCTCGTCCGGCCCGACGGTGACCTGGTCGTCGCCGCCTTCGCCGGGGACCCCGCGGCCGAGTCCCTCATCACCGGCCGGGTCGGCTCCCGCGAGGCCTGGGACCGGCGGCTCTCCATGGGCGTGTCGTGGGGCGACCTGCGGTTCATCCCGCACACGGAGGGCTGGGTCCTGATGGACGACGACGTCCCCCAGTGGCACACCGACGGCCCCGCCCCCCGCTTCGAGGACGAGTGGCACCCCCACGACCGCCTCTACGCCCCCATGTACGCGTCCGGGACGGGACGCGAACTCCTCGGCGTCATATCCGTCGACCGCCCGCGCAACGGCCGGCACCCGGGACCCTGGGGGCAGGAAGCCCTCCAGATGTACGCCTCCCAGTCCGCCATCGCGATCAGCAACGCCCGGCTCCGCTCCAACATGCAGCGCGCCCTCATCCGCCTGGAGCGCGAGCAGCAGGCCCTCCGGGCCAGCGAGGAATCCTTCCGGCAGGCGTTCGAGTACGCCCCCTCCGGCATGGCCATCGCCGAGCTCGGCGGCGACCAGCACGGCCGGCTCCTCCGCACCAACGACGCCCTCTGCCGGCTCCTCGGCCGGCCCGCCTCCGTGATGCGCCGCTACTCCTTCGCCGACCTCGTCCACCCCGAGGACATCGGCACCCTGCTCCGCACCTCCGCCGAGGGCGGCCGCGCCGAGCTGCGGCTCGGCCGGCGCGACGGCACCTACGTCTGGGTGTCGCTGCGGAACTCGGTGGTCGCCGACGCCGCCGACGGGCCCCGCTTCCTGCTCACCCACGTCGAGGACATCGAGGAGCGCAAGCGGCACGAGCTCCAGCTCGCCCACCGCGCCTCCCACGACGCCCTCACCGGCCTGCCCAACAGCGCCGAGCTGCGCTCCCGGCTCTCCGCCCGGCTCTGCGAGCGCCCCGCGCACACAGGCGCCTACCAGGGGCCTGGTCCGGACGCCGGGTTCGGGTACGGCCCCGACCCGCTGCCGCTCGCCCAGGACGGCTACGAGTACGAGCACGAGCACGAGCACGGCTTCGGCTTCGAGCAGGCCGGCGGCGGGGCGTACGACCACCATGTGCACACGGTCGCGCCGACCGGCGGCGACACCGACGACGGCACCAAGGGGCTCGCCGTCCTCTTCTGCGACCTCGACGGCTTCAAGTCGATCAACGACCGCTTCGGGCACCACACCGGCGACGCGGTCCTCATCGAGGTGGCCCGCCGGCTCACCACCGGCGTCAGGGACGGTGACACCGTCGCCCGTCTGGGCGGTGACGAGTTCGTCGTCCTCGCCGACGGACTGGGCGCCGCCGACGCCGCCGACCTCGCCGTCCGGCTGCGGAACGCGATCATCCCGCCCATCCGGGTGGACGGCCGCGCGGTCCGGGTCGGGGCCAGTTTCGGCATCGGCTGGGCCGAGTGCGGGATGACCGTCGAAGAGGTCCTGAACTCCGCCGACCAGCGGATGTACGTGGAGAAGCGGTCGCGTGCCAAGGTGCACCGCAGGGCGGGATGATCCTTCCCGGCACGGCGGGTTCATTCGTTCGGGGTAGGCTCGCCGGGTCGGCGACGGCTGGCGAGCATGGAGAGGATGACCCGGATGGCTGCCGGTAACGACGGCGCGAACAAGCCCGAGGACGACGATCCGTTCGGCTACCTGTACGCGGACGGACAGGCAGCGGCCGGCCGCGCCCCGCAGGGCGGCGGCTACGGCTACCCAGGCCCCGCGCAGGCCCAGCCGGGCGTCCCCCGTACCTCGTACAACCAGGTCAGGACGGTCGGCGAGCGCCAGTACGGGCAGCAGCCGGCCCAGCCGCACGTGCCGCCGCAGCAGCAGGCGGCGTACGGCCAGCCGCACCCGCAGTACGCGGCGCCCGAGACCTACGGCGGCGCCCAGCCGCCCCGCCACACCCCGCCCCCGCAGGGCCCGCGCGGCGGCGGCCGCGGCCCC
The Streptomyces roseofulvus genome window above contains:
- a CDS encoding FAD-dependent monooxygenase → MKIAVVGGGPAGLYLSILLKRQDPGHEIAVYERNAAGSTYGWGVTYWAGLLDKLRAGDPESAAAVAEASVTWTDGLAIVRDERTVHRGDAGFGIGRRRMLGLLADRATALGVEVAYEHQIAGPDAPELAGADLVVAADGVHSVLREAHADHYGTAFTTGRNPYIWLGTSKVFDSFSFAFKETEHGWIWCYAYGFSGERSTCVVECAPGTWTGLGLDTMPEGDCLALLEKLFHDLLDGHELIGRDRGAEPAQWLRFRTLTTRAWHHGRTVLLGDAAHTTHYSIGAGTTLALEDALALAEALRTHPDDLDTALTAYGRRRRAELVSAQSAARLSAQWYENLPRYMDLEPDKMFALLGQRHSPLLPYVPPQLYYRIDRAAGRLEALRRLKRWLGPRLARAVHRV
- a CDS encoding response regulator transcription factor, which codes for MTVRILLCDDHVVVRAGLLALLGSTPDIEVVGEAGSGEEAVAMAAKLKPDVVLMDLQLGPGIDGVEATRRIAPTGVHVLVLTTYDTDADITRAIEAGATGYLLKAERPEELFAAIHAAAQGRTALSPPVASRVMDRMRGAAGPSLTDRERDILGQLAHGLGNKEIARALFISEATVKTHLGRIYAKLGVDTRAGAVAVAKEQRLLP
- a CDS encoding sensor histidine kinase translates to MHVAFFLLLGASLARFLLRHPWEARSPWIIALCGALAALYLLGPVLGTRATPRRIAWLCTVVAVWVVLVVLAPSFAWCAVPLFYTGLRTLPHRAAFGLVALLTAFVVFAQVQLSHGGWDPNLIVAPPAVAAIATGVFVHADRQAARQRALIDDLIRTRRELAAIERREGTLAERQRLSMEIHDTLAQGLSSQQMLLQAADRTWDTDPATARRHVRTAESIAERNLAEARRFVHDLAPADLAEGGGLEQALRGLAARESAEFRVDGTPVPLPDRAQSALLRIAQGALANIREHAAATSAALTLTYLDDQVVLDVADDGSGFDPSAARDGGDVRGHGLPAMRVRAQQLGGTLTVESTPGEGTVLSAAIPLAPPVEARP
- a CDS encoding heme-binding protein — encoded protein: MKKKIVLGATAAAVLTAGTFGAVAANASAPAAAPAAVAKADAGGDHLRQTTHLTVDAATDAAEAVLEAAEKENQRVSVAVVDRNGNTLVTLRGDGAGPQSYESAIRKAFTAVSWNAPTSELAKRLEQAPNLKDIPGTLFLGGGAPVAADGGPIAGIGVAGAPSGDLDEKFARAGVAELAK
- a CDS encoding M1 family metallopeptidase; the encoded protein is MTQTSRTGRSPRAAAVTAAALAALGLLAAGCTPAAGGVRGTPGASGVQDPYFPRLGNGGYDVSHYALDLAFDPDGGRLDGTARITARATQDLSALNLDLAGLTVSGATVDGEPAAVNRAGDELTLRPRDELPRGAEFTVTVDYAGVPEPLTDPDGSTEGWLNTSDGAVAVGEPAGSMTWFPGNHHPSDKASYEIALTAPSRLAALSNGVRVSAGPASGGRTRTVWRQPEPMASYLATVMIGRYETSTGTALGDVPVVTAVEPSLASATAALRAELPALLARQQDRFGPYPFGAAGAVIITDGLLGYALETQTRPVFPASSFDRTTLVHELAHQWFGNSVTPESWQDIWLNEGFATYAEWLYAEEHGSVPARDSFLAAFAEEANWAFPPADPPSAENLFDPPVYQRGAMVLHKLRETVGDEVFDELLRGWAAKYRHANASTGDFTGYAEAVAGRDLDAVWDVWLYGKDRPAEP
- a CDS encoding GNAT family N-acetyltransferase: MIVETLAPKALEDGAALPGPLLTELTALYASNREFQQLSGDFPDPDAIRPEQVAAALADDLAQPSAEVLLARSEGRLVAVAVTLGRHPDPADPDPWIGLLMVHADAHRAGFGRRLAAHVEDGFRTAGRTGLRLAVLENNPKALAFWTSLGYEETARRPDLAHGRPCVVLRKALQEP
- a CDS encoding TerD family protein, with translation MAVSLAKGGNVSLTKEAPGLTAVTVGLGWDVRTTTGTDFDLDASAIGVDAAGKVASDAHFVFFNNKSTPDQTIVHTGDNRTGEGGGDDEQINVNLAGLPANVEKIVFPVSIYDAVSRAQNFGQVRNAYIRVVNQAGGAEIARYDLSEDAAVETAMVFGELYRNGAEWKFRAVGQGYASGLEGIARDFGVNI
- the arfB gene encoding alternative ribosome rescue aminoacyl-tRNA hydrolase ArfB gives rise to the protein MEGMSGPYQIRGSVSLPEAELQWRFTRSSGPGGQHVNTSDSRVELRFDLAATEALPEVWKSRALERLASRLVDGVLTVRASEHRSQWRNRETAAVRLAALLAEATAPPPKPRRATRIPRGINERRLREKKQRAETKRGRQGRDWG
- a CDS encoding flavin reductase family protein; this translates as MLQKTAPSPPVTDLAIPHAEGVSDDEFRAAMSRLAAGVVLVTAHDPDDGPRGEDVGMTATAFLSVSLDPPLVLVSLRNGSRMDDLLEEVPVWAVSVLAESQRHVAGRFAMKGRVSDRLLFADLPYTRGEVSGAPLLGGALTTLECRTESRVVAGDHTLVIGRVLSVGLPSPDGEPLTYFRGRYRRLG
- the cdgB gene encoding diguanylate cyclase CdgB, which encodes METESEPYVRLSTLRQLHQVVADLNTARSLADTVQTVADGVVAGLNYQLACVNLVRPDGDLVVAAFAGDPAAESLITGRVGSREAWDRRLSMGVSWGDLRFIPHTEGWVLMDDDVPQWHTDGPAPRFEDEWHPHDRLYAPMYASGTGRELLGVISVDRPRNGRHPGPWGQEALQMYASQSAIAISNARLRSNMQRALIRLEREQQALRASEESFRQAFEYAPSGMAIAELGGDQHGRLLRTNDALCRLLGRPASVMRRYSFADLVHPEDIGTLLRTSAEGGRAELRLGRRDGTYVWVSLRNSVVADAADGPRFLLTHVEDIEERKRHELQLAHRASHDALTGLPNSAELRSRLSARLCERPAHTGAYQGPGPDAGFGYGPDPLPLAQDGYEYEHEHEHGFGFEQAGGGAYDHHVHTVAPTGGDTDDGTKGLAVLFCDLDGFKSINDRFGHHTGDAVLIEVARRLTTGVRDGDTVARLGGDEFVVLADGLGAADAADLAVRLRNAIIPPIRVDGRAVRVGASFGIGWAECGMTVEEVLNSADQRMYVEKRSRAKVHRRAG